DNA sequence from the bacterium genome:
AAAAGACGATAATTTTATTTACAGCGACAGGAAATTAAAGCTTTCACGAGAAGTCAATATAAAATACGCCGCTTCAGACAATATTAAAACTGATGCGATAATCGAAAGCCCGGAGAAAACGAAAGCGCCGTCAGAAAGTTATATAATCCAGAAAGGCGATTCATTGTGGAATATCCTGTCGAACAGATATAATTTAATGAATCCTAAAAAATTGCGGGAAATTGTCAAATTATGCCTGGAAATGAATCCCTCGATAAAAAATCCGGATATCTTGTGGATCGGGGAAAAAATATTGCTCCCGGAGAACATGGAGTCCGGGAAAATAGAATCTGTAGTTTCCGCGGGCACAATTCAAAACGAACCGCTGCAAAATATCCTGAATGAGGCTGAAAACAAGTCGCCTGAAGAAGTAGATAAACTATTCTGGAAAATGCAGGATTATCAATTGGTCAAAAATTCTTTGATTGTAATAAGTTTCGGGAGGTATGAGTTAAAAGTAAAAGCAGACCGTTTATTAATACCTCAGAACGTGACTGCTGAAAATAAACAGGAATATTTAATAAATTATGTTACATCGCCTTCCAAGAGGACTTCTATCCATCTCAAAAACCTTCTTAAAGAAAAAAGCTATATTTTAGTTGAAATTATAGTAAAATAATTTCAAGAATAAAATGGCGCAAATAAGATTACAAAAATATCTCGCGGGGTGCGGTGTCGCTTCCCGGCGTCACGCCGAAGAATTAATGCGGTCGGGGCAGATTTCAGTAAACGGGGAAAAGGCACTGGCCCCGGGCGTTAAGATTGACCCTGAGAAAGATAAAGTATTTTTTAAAAACAAGCTGGTCACCCCTTTAAAAAAAGACAAGATATATTTGTTATTAAATAAACCTAAAGGTTATATTACTACCGCCAGGGACATTCATGCGGAAAAAACGGTTTTTGATTTATTGAAGGGGATAAAAGAAAAATTGTTCCCGGTAGGCAGGCTTGATAAAGATACAAGCGGTTTGCTGCTTTTTACTAATGACGGAGAATTATGCTACAGGCTGACCCATCCTAAATTTGAAGTCGAAAAAACTTACTATGTCGAAATAAGGGGGGAAATAGCAAATTGTGATATCGCGTGCCTCGAACAGGGGATCGTAATTGAAGGGATTAAAACATCTCCGGCGAAAATAGAGATAATAACAAGGAATAAGAATATTTCTGAAATAAAACTGACAATTCGCGAGGGCAGGAAACGCCAGATAAGAAAGATGATAAACAAAATAGGGTACAATCTTTCTGAGCTTAAAAGGATTAAATTCGGGCCTGTTACACTTGGGAATTTAAAGGAAGGAAATTTCAGGTATCTTGACAAAAATGAAATAGAAAAATTAACTTGTAAAAAAGGGTAATAGTGTTTAAAATTATACGCGCATCATGAGTAAAAACAAACGCACACATATTTATACGGGCCTCGCGATAAGCGTATGTTCTGTGATATTTGTTTTGCTTTTTACCACATACCTGCATTTCTTTGAGGATTTTGAACGAAAAACACTGGACAGCCGCTTTAATTACCGCACAGATTACTATAATACGAAATACAGGGAGGAATTTGAAAATATCGTTATTATTGAAATAGATGATGAATCAGCCTCAAAATTGGGCAGGATCAGTGAATGGCCGCGGGGGTATTACGCGAGAGTCTTAGATTATATAAGCGAAGGCGGGGCAAAACAAATAGGTTTTGATGTGGGCTTTACTGAGAATTCAAAAAATGCGGAAGAAGATAACCTGCTTATTGAATCTATAAAAGAGTCGGGAAAAGTATATTCCAGTTATTATTTTTCCTCGAAACCGGGAACTAATGATGAAATAATACGCCACTTCGGTTATTCTTTCGGGAATGCACTGGACACCGCTATTTACTGGGAAAAATATATTTTCCCGCCAATCCGGGGGATTGCGCAAAATTCCAAAGGCGCCGGATTTATTAATTTAAAACAGGACCGGGACGGGATAGTCCGCCGTATCCCGCTTTTTATAAAATACGAAGACAAGGCATATCCCCAATTTGCCGTCAAGATGGCAATAGATTACTTAAATATTCCAAAAGAAAAAATTTATCTTGAAAAAGGCAAATATTTTTATTTTGATACTATTAAAATTCCTGTCGGGAAAGATAACCAGATGCTTGTAAATTACGCGGGTTATTATGTTTTCAGGTATATCCCCTTTTGGAAAATTTACGAAGAAATTGTGCCGAGGGAATATTTCCAGGATAAAACAGTATTTATAGCCGCGACCGCGGCGGGGGCCTATGATTTAAGGTCAACCCCGGTTAAAGAAATATCCCCGGGTATTGAAATAAACGCGAATGCTTTTTTTACTATAATAAATGAAAATTTTGTGTTACAATTAAATATACTGCAGGTTCTATTTATTTCGGCGGTGTTAAGTATAGCTTGTTTTATTTTGTCCAATTATTTGTCCCTTTGGATATCAATAATAACGACGGCAATTTTATGGGTCCTGTATTTTACAGCCGCGTTGTATCTTTTCAAGAATAATAGTGTCTGGCTGCCTTTGGTCAGGCCGACGCTGGTTATTTTTACGAGTTTCACCGGAAATTTAGGTTATAAATATTTAACTGAAAGAAAACAGAAAAAATTTATCCAGGACGCGTTCCAAAGATATGTTTCTCCCGCGGTATTAAAAGAATTGCAGGAAAACCCTGATAAGGTTAAATTGTACGGGGAGGAAAAAGAACTTACGGTGTTATTTTCGGATATACGCGGTTTTACTACATTCTCAGAGAATCTTTCGCCAAAAGAGATTGTGGCGGTTTTGAACGAGTATTTCACCAGGATGGCAAAGGTTGTTTTTAAATATGACGGGGTGCTGGATAAATTTATAGGCGACGCGATAATGGTGATTTTCGGAGCGCCTGTAATCCAGGCAAATCACGCGGAAAGGGCGTGTTTATGCGCCCTTGAAATGACGGAAGAAGCAGAAAAATTTTCCAGGGAACAGGAAGAAAAAGGGAAACACCGGTTTAGGATTGGAGTGGGAATTAATACCGGGAATATGATTCTCGGCAATATGGGTTCGGAAACTAAAATGGATTACACGGTTATCGGTGATAATGTAAATCTTGGTTCACGGATAGAATCGCTCAATAAAGACTATAAAACAAATATTATTATCAGTGAAACGACTTTTGAAAAAGTTAAGGATAAATTTGCTGTAAAAGATTTAGGCTGTGTTACTGTCAAAGGAAGAAAGGCTGAAACTAAGATTTATGAACTTCTGCAGGGGAAAAAATAAGGCGTTAATAATTCTTTGTATATTTAGCATTATCTTATCAGTAAATTTTGCTTACGCGCAAAATGATACGGCACAGATGCCGTTAAAAGATACACCGGGACCGGTTGAAACGGAAACCGCATTTGTTACCGGTGATATTCAAAAACAGCAGGAATGGTATAATTTTGAAAAATATAATCTCGTGGGTAATTGGACATATTCTTTAACAAATATCAAAATGAATGATAATCTTAAAGAAGTCGGGAAAGACTACGCGGGATTGAATCATAAACTAAGCTACTTGTTAATGGGCACAAGTTCCGGGTGGGATGTTTCGAACCTTGCCGATTTATTTTATAATCCATGGAGAGACAGGCTTATTGCGGAAACATTCCGTCTGGAAGCGGCAAAAGGCGGCACAAATATTAATATAGGCGACTTTTACCCGAGCTATTCAAGTATTACATTAGAAGGTTTAACTATCCGGGGCCTGGGATTTAAAAGGGTCTATTATAATGAGAGGCTTTTAGTCCAGGCTTTTATAGCCCAGTCCCAGAAAGCGGTTGAACCTGTTAAAGAAGATAAAAATGGAAACTCGGTAATTGACCAGGGAGAAGACGGAAACGGGAATAATATTCTGGATGTAAAGGAAGGAGATTTCCGCCAGCATATGATGGGCGGCAGGATTGAAAATAAATTCAGCCGTAATTTTAGCGCGGGAGCAAATTATCTCGCGGGAAGAGATGATATTTCATCTATTACTAATCCGCAGTCCGCCGATCCCGTGTCCGGCTTATATCCCGTGTTAAACAACAAAGTTATTGGGCTGGACGGCCATTTTCATTTTTTTGATGACAGGTTAAAGGTGGATTCCGAGTATGGGGAAAGTAATTACAGGAAAGGAGACAAGGACACTACATTCACTGACCAGGCGGTTAACGCTAAAATAAATTTTTTAAGCAAATGGCTGCAATCCAGGATTATTTACCAGAAGGTTGACCCGAATTACCACAGCGAGGGGAACCCTTACCTGGAAACGGATAAAAAAGGATATAATTTTGAAAATGAGTTGATTTTGTCCAAAAAGTATTCTTTGTCCGGAAATTATGAAAAATATAACAATAATGTTAATAAATTGCCGGTTGATACAACTATCGTTACAAAGGAACAGGAATTCAAGCTCAGGTATTACCCTGAATCGGGAAGCAGGGAATTTAAGTATAAAAAGACAGCTAAAAACGGTACCCGCGCCAATGAAAAAGACACAATAGATGATACGTATGGAATAACCATCCGGAAAGATTACAGTGAAGAGACATGGGTAACGTATAATTTACAATATATAAAATATAAAGATAACTTGCAGAATACCAATGATTACACAGGTTACTCGGCGTATCTGTCATGGAATTGGGATATAAAGAAAGATAAATTCAGTTTGATACCTTACTTTAATTATAATTTATATAAATATAAAAACCTGGACCAGAAGCAAATATATTATTTGACAAATATCCAGTCGAGGATTGTTCTCTGGAAAAACAAGTGGGTTTTGGTCCCATACCTTGAATATGATTATACAAGCCAGAACGGGAGTAAAATTCTTGAGAGATTCAGCCGTGACCTGGAATCAAAATTTTATTTGTCCCAGAGTGTTTCATTTAGTTTAAAATACGGTATATTGAATAATAATGATGAAAATAACAATCTGGATTATTCTATGGAAAAAGTCGGCGGTGAAATCACAGCCGTATTTTAAAAGAGGGTGAATAGGAGATTTAAGGATAATATGTCAAAAAATAAATTTTATATTATATTCTTAATTTTAACAACTATGCCAATAACCCGTATTTTTGCGGCAAAAAACACAAAGGATGAAACCCAGGTCATTTATTACGAGGGTAAAGCGGAGGCTAAAAG
Encoded proteins:
- a CDS encoding LysM peptidoglycan-binding domain-containing protein yields the protein MKKYFIVILTLFGITSYSYCDYEFEYIVKKGDTLWGIAVYELNIDPLDFSNFVEEVKQSNPWIKDDNFIYSDRKLKLSREVNIKYAASDNIKTDAIIESPEKTKAPSESYIIQKGDSLWNILSNRYNLMNPKKLREIVKLCLEMNPSIKNPDILWIGEKILLPENMESGKIESVVSAGTIQNEPLQNILNEAENKSPEEVDKLFWKMQDYQLVKNSLIVISFGRYELKVKADRLLIPQNVTAENKQEYLINYVTSPSKRTSIHLKNLLKEKSYILVEIIVK
- a CDS encoding pseudouridine synthase — its product is MAQIRLQKYLAGCGVASRRHAEELMRSGQISVNGEKALAPGVKIDPEKDKVFFKNKLVTPLKKDKIYLLLNKPKGYITTARDIHAEKTVFDLLKGIKEKLFPVGRLDKDTSGLLLFTNDGELCYRLTHPKFEVEKTYYVEIRGEIANCDIACLEQGIVIEGIKTSPAKIEIITRNKNISEIKLTIREGRKRQIRKMINKIGYNLSELKRIKFGPVTLGNLKEGNFRYLDKNEIEKLTCKKG
- a CDS encoding adenylate/guanylate cyclase domain-containing protein, which encodes MSKNKRTHIYTGLAISVCSVIFVLLFTTYLHFFEDFERKTLDSRFNYRTDYYNTKYREEFENIVIIEIDDESASKLGRISEWPRGYYARVLDYISEGGAKQIGFDVGFTENSKNAEEDNLLIESIKESGKVYSSYYFSSKPGTNDEIIRHFGYSFGNALDTAIYWEKYIFPPIRGIAQNSKGAGFINLKQDRDGIVRRIPLFIKYEDKAYPQFAVKMAIDYLNIPKEKIYLEKGKYFYFDTIKIPVGKDNQMLVNYAGYYVFRYIPFWKIYEEIVPREYFQDKTVFIAATAAGAYDLRSTPVKEISPGIEINANAFFTIINENFVLQLNILQVLFISAVLSIACFILSNYLSLWISIITTAILWVLYFTAALYLFKNNSVWLPLVRPTLVIFTSFTGNLGYKYLTERKQKKFIQDAFQRYVSPAVLKELQENPDKVKLYGEEKELTVLFSDIRGFTTFSENLSPKEIVAVLNEYFTRMAKVVFKYDGVLDKFIGDAIMVIFGAPVIQANHAERACLCALEMTEEAEKFSREQEEKGKHRFRIGVGINTGNMILGNMGSETKMDYTVIGDNVNLGSRIESLNKDYKTNIIISETTFEKVKDKFAVKDLGCVTVKGRKAETKIYELLQGKK